DNA from Scheffersomyces stipitis CBS 6054 chromosome 1, whole genome shotgun sequence:
TGCTGGAGCAGCCATTGGTGTAAGAGACTGGGCCTTCAAGCAACTCCATCCTGACTCTGAGAACTTGGGAGGTTTGACTCCTTACCCCAATGAAGACGGGTTGATTGCTGACGTCAAGAAGGACTTGGAAGCAGCATTGCAAAAGAATGGAGGCCAATATCCTACTACCTTGGTGATTGGTGCTTTGGGCAGATGTGGTTCTGGAGCCATAGACTTGTTCAGAAAGGTCGGaattccagaagagaaCATCACTAAGTGGGATATCCAAGAAACTGCTAAGGGCGGTCCATTCAAGGAAATCGTAGAGTCCGACATCTTTGTCAATTGTATCTACTTGTCTCAACCAATTCCTCCTTTCATCGATTACTCCAGTTTGAATGTTCCAGACAGAAAGTTGAGAATCATCGTCGATGTCTCGGCCGATACCACCAATCCACACAACCCTATCCCAGTGTATTCCATTGCTACGGTGTTTAACGATCCTACAGTAGTTGTTGAAACTACTGCTGGGCCAAAGTTGTCTGTCTGTTCTATTGACCACTTGCCATCTTTGCTTCCAAGAGAAGCCTCTGAGTTCTTCTCTAGAGACTTGTTGCCTTCCTTGTTGCAATTGCCAGAAAGACAAACTGCTCCAGTATGGACCAGAGCCAAGGCTTTGTTCGACAAGCACGTAGCCAGATTGTCTGAGTAAGCTATTTCTAAAAGAATATTATtttcagaaaatgaaacaaATCTCATTTTTTCGAATTGTCTGAGTAAGCTTCGCTTGACTTagatcttcaattctcaattctACGACTTTTGCTCCCATTAATTTTATTACTTTATATAGTATGTATAGCAGGGTAAATCTATAATACATTATCTACTTCTCTAAGTGAGTCTATACTATCGAATGTCATAATATACTTATGAATTATTCCAACGTAACTTTAacctttctcttcttgttgcCCTTTTTCTTGCCCTTCAACATGatctttttgatttcttctccatcaGTTTCGTACTCTGATTCGCTGATGGCACCGTCTACCTCTTCGCCCTTGAGTTCGCCCATGCTATTGAAACGTCTCTTCATGGAATCCACCTTTTCCACATTTTCAGAACATGCTGCTACACAGTTTAATCTTTCACCGGTGTCGTAGACAGCAACTTGGTCTCTAAcattttcagaaagattCCAGATTACAATCTTTCCATCGGATGAAACAGAAATGAGAAGAGGAATTCCTCCAGTTTCCTGAGGATGGCTATAGAAAGTAAAGCCTTTGATACGGTTAGTATGGCCCCTTAATATGAAATCAGCAGTCAACTTCTCGGCCTTGGAGTCCCACACTTttgactcttcttcattttctacaATAGATGCTAATACTTGTTGCTCgaagtcaaagaaatcaatgGTACCATCACCGTGACCTGTGACAAGCCATTCCtttccttctattcttaCTATGTCTAATGTCATCAACGTCGACTTGAACGAGATTTTCTTAACAATTTTAGCTGAGGAAGTATTGTAAACCAAGATCTGGTTCAATAACCCGACAAGGAAATATTTTCCGTCTACAGACCATCTTACAAAATCTCCACTCTGGCCCAAATGATCCTTACCCTTGATCTTGAGAACTGCTGCTTTCTTAGCCGTCATCAAGTTCCACAACCTGATAGTCTTATCCTGTGAGACGGAAATTGCTACTCTGCCACTGGGGTGTATAGCCAAGTCATTTACTTTACCGGTATGTCCCTTCAAGGTTCCAAACGTTTCCCAGTCTTTGGTTCTCCATATGATGATCTTGCCATCTTCAGATCCAGACAAAAGCCACTTGCCAGATTTCTCTGCGAATTCAGGATGGTCTACTGAGACTTCTTTAGAAAATTTAAGAGTGGTAATCGTACCTTCATGACTCAACAAATGACccaattcttttctcttctgaagatcGTATATTCTTATATGCTCATCATTGGATCCGGTAACAAGGTATCGCTTGGCAATATCCATGGATTTGATGGAAAGGGCATGTgcttgaaaatggaaaattggttgaaaaacagcttctttttctgcAGCAGCATCCAAAATGACAGAAACACATAACAAATTGTGTTCATACGATCCAACCATAATACGAAACTGAATCTTTTTGGTACTAGAGCTTACATTTCGAGAGACTGCAGCTTCTGCATTCGGCAACGAACTCAGTGTTTCTGAATTGACAGCTTTTGAGCTCTTCCCCTCTATTCTGaccttcttttctttctgtgCCATGGTGTCTTGCAGAAAGATATCTTAAGACGAAATCATAAGAGATggaaatttgaaaaatatagCGATGAGGATGCGACATATACTAAATGTCGCACGACATGTTTAGCTGTGGGCAGAGGAAGCAGATGGTGCATTGAAGAAAGGGTTTTTccaaagaaggagaagagaGGATAAGTATGAGATGACAGATTATAACACTTCAGAACTAACTGGCAATGTTCATTCTACTGATCTTGCTCTGGTACATATATTCATTCGTAGAGAAGAATTAGGCTGCGAAATTAGAGATGAGCACAAGAAACGAACAGTCAAGACAGATTTTTAGAAGTGGATTTCTCTCTTTAcaaaaaattcaagaacaaggaatGCATCACgaagaatatgaagagAATAGAAGCAAGAATACATACTTTAGCTTTAATTGGTTCGATTTCTATACCTGTGTTAGCAAGACAATCTTGACATGGTAGCGCGACGCGAAATGTAAACACTTAAGTATTAATCTGCAGTAGATAGATACAACACGAAGACTGGctttttttcattttaGAAGCTTATTGTGTGGTTTCCATAAATTTCCAAATCTGAACGAATCGCCAGAGTAAGTCAATTAAAATCTAGGCATTGAAATTGACATAGAACTTTAGGAGCACAGGCCACTGGAGAATAGTAGTCTCATTGATCGACAATCACAGATCAGATTAATACCGACCAGACCAGGATAGGAAATCTGAAAACAAGTTCACAGACTTAGACTATTATCAGAAACTGCGAGTAGTTACTTTAATTGCGTGTTACTCTACCTGATTCATAATCAGGATCACAATCTTCATTAAGATCAGAATCATATTCCATATCAAGCCC
Protein-coding regions in this window:
- the MAK11 gene encoding essential for cell growth and replication of M dsRNA virus contains four beta-transducin repeats; translation: SRNVSSSTKKIQFRIMVGSYEHNLLCVSVILDAAAEKEAVFQPIFHFQAHALSIKSMDIAKRYLVTGSNDEHIRIYDLQKRKELGHLLSHEGTITTLKFSKEVSVDHPEFAEKSGKWLLSGSEDGKIIIWRTKDWETFGTLKGHTGKVNDLAIHPSGRVAISVSQDKTIRLWNLMTAKKAAVLKIKGKDHLGQSGDFVRWSVDGKYFLVGLLNQILVYNTSSAKIVKKISFKSTLMTLDIVRIEGKEWLVTGHGDGTIDFFDFEQQVLASIVENEEESKVWDSKAEKLTADFILRGHTNRIKGFTFYSHPQETGGIPLLISVSSDGKIVIWNLSENVRDQVAVYDTGERLNCVAACSENVEKVDSMKRRFNSMGELKGEEVDGAISESEYETDGEEIKKIMLKGKKKGNKKRKVKVTLE
- the LYS1 gene encoding Saccharopine dehydrogenase [NAD+, L-lysine-forming] (Lysine--2-oxoglutarate reductase) (SDH); this translates as MSTPVILHLRAETKPLEHRAALTPTTTKQLIDAGFKIFVEKSSQSTFAIEEYEQAGATIVPEGSWKEAPKDRIIIGLKELPEDETFPLVHEHIQFAHCYKDQGGWKDVLSRFPAGNGTLYDLEFLENDTGRRVAAFGFYAGFAGAAIGVRDWAFKQLHPDSENLGGLTPYPNEDGLIADVKKDLEAALQKNGGQYPTTLVIGALGRCGSGAIDLFRKVGIPEENITKWDIQETAKGGPFKEIVESDIFVNCIYLSQPIPPFIDYSSLNVPDRKLRIIVDVSADTTNPHNPIPVYSIATVFNDPTVVVETTAGPKLSVCSIDHLPSLLPREASEFFSRDLLPSLLQLPERQTAPVWTRAKALFDKHVARLSE